The following coding sequences lie in one Spinacia oleracea cultivar Varoflay chromosome 1, BTI_SOV_V1, whole genome shotgun sequence genomic window:
- the LOC110780620 gene encoding dnaJ protein ERDJ2A-like isoform X2, with product MVLSVIQTQLLIQAHLTRETADLPPTLNGDLKRVLELAHHLLEELMKMALIPRTAQGHGWLRPAIRVVELSQCVIQGVQVLQSDLQGVWCSIAAVCNLMLRTLLLRLLCLVVREWSVLL from the exons ATGGTTCTCAGTGTTATTCAG ACACAATTGTTAATTCAAGCCCATTTAACTCGGGAAACAGCAGACCTACCTCCAACACTTAATGGTGACCTGAAACGTGTCCTGGAACTTGCACATCATCTACTTGAGGAATTGATGAAG ATGGCTTTAATACCACGCACGGCTCAAGGTCATGGATGGCTTAGGCCTGCAATTAGGGTTGTCGAGCTTTCTCAGTGTGTGATTCAG GGAGTCCAGGTGCTGCAGTCAGATCTACAGGGAGTGTGGTGTTCGATTGCTGCTGTGTGCAATCTTATGTTGCGTACCCTTTTATTGCGTTTGTTGTGTTTGGTTGTTAGGGAGTGGTCTGTGCTCCTCTAA
- the LOC110780620 gene encoding dnaJ protein ERDJ2A-like isoform X1 produces the protein MVLSVIQTQLLIQAHLTRETADLPPTLNGDLKRVLELAHHLLEELMKMALIPRTAQGHGWLRPAIRVVELSQCVIQVFGVVFSCTSAASCCCRVLVVLLMCAGCSAGSPGAAVRSTGSVVFDCCCVQSYVAYPFIAFVVFGC, from the exons ATGGTTCTCAGTGTTATTCAG ACACAATTGTTAATTCAAGCCCATTTAACTCGGGAAACAGCAGACCTACCTCCAACACTTAATGGTGACCTGAAACGTGTCCTGGAACTTGCACATCATCTACTTGAGGAATTGATGAAG ATGGCTTTAATACCACGCACGGCTCAAGGTCATGGATGGCTTAGGCCTGCAATTAGGGTTGTCGAGCTTTCTCAGTGTGTGATTCAG GTGTTTGGTGTTGTTTTCAGCTGCACAAGTGCTGCTTCTTGCTGTTGCAGGGTGTTGGTTGTGCTCCTGATGTGTGCAGGGTGTTCTGCAGGGAGTCCAGGTGCTGCAGTCAGATCTACAGGGAGTGTGGTGTTCGATTGCTGCTGTGTGCAATCTTATGTTGCGTACCCTTTTATTGCGTTTGTTGTGTTTGGTTGTTAG